A DNA window from Micromonospora sp. NBC_01739 contains the following coding sequences:
- a CDS encoding polysaccharide deacetylase family protein translates to MSVKTSRVPLLATLAAVLGALTLLAVLNPLRQPEGADLGQRSESGARFVEAEASDRSEASANPSSASSTPPAGTLPGATRTDALPPVVDHGPRRGNKVALTFDADMTDAMRRQLRSGAVTSYANLKIIDRLEREGVPATFFLTGMWVEQYPKVTRRLAANPRFELANHTYGHLAFTADCYGLPRIDRRKMTADVARTFDLVSAYGGRQTRYFRFPGLCHDRAALTALAPLGLTVVDGDVVSGDPFATAWQPIVRAVLDQVRPGSVIVLHVTEANAPMTDEALPHILAGLAERGLEPALLSEVLGAG, encoded by the coding sequence GTGTCCGTGAAGACTTCCCGCGTTCCGCTTCTGGCGACCCTGGCCGCCGTCCTCGGTGCCCTGACCCTGCTGGCCGTCCTTAACCCCCTGCGTCAGCCCGAGGGTGCCGACCTCGGGCAGCGGTCCGAGTCCGGCGCCAGGTTCGTCGAGGCGGAGGCCAGTGACCGGTCCGAGGCGTCGGCCAACCCGTCGAGTGCATCGTCCACCCCGCCGGCCGGGACCCTGCCCGGCGCTACCCGGACGGACGCGCTGCCCCCGGTGGTCGACCACGGCCCACGTCGGGGAAACAAGGTGGCGCTGACCTTCGACGCGGACATGACCGACGCGATGCGACGCCAGCTACGCAGCGGTGCCGTCACCTCGTACGCCAATCTGAAGATCATCGACCGGCTGGAGCGGGAGGGTGTCCCGGCCACCTTCTTCCTCACCGGCATGTGGGTGGAGCAGTACCCGAAGGTGACCCGGCGACTGGCCGCCAACCCGCGGTTCGAGTTGGCCAACCACACCTACGGGCACCTGGCCTTCACCGCGGACTGCTACGGACTGCCCCGCATCGACCGCCGGAAGATGACCGCCGACGTGGCCCGCACCTTCGACCTGGTCAGCGCCTACGGCGGTCGGCAGACCCGGTACTTCCGGTTCCCCGGGCTCTGCCACGACCGGGCGGCGCTGACCGCACTAGCCCCCCTCGGCCTGACGGTCGTCGACGGCGACGTGGTCAGCGGAGACCCCTTCGCCACCGCCTGGCAGCCGATCGTGCGGGCCGTGCTGGACCAGGTACGCCCCGGCTCGGTGATCGTCCTGCACGTCACCGAGGCCAACGCCCCGATGACCGACGAGGCGCTGCCGCACATCCTGGCCGGTCTGGCCGAACGCGGTCTCGAACCGGCCCTGCTCTCCGAGGTGCTCGGCGCGGGCTAG
- a CDS encoding DUF4126 domain-containing protein, which translates to MLELLTGTGLAASAGLNAYIPLLLMGGLARYTSVIDLPGGWQWLGNGWVLAILAALLVVEVVADKVPVVDHVNDVVQTVVRPTAGGLAFGAGSAAETVTVSDPDSFFASGGQWVPVLVGVAIALGIHLLKSAARPVINAATAGIGAPVASTAEDATSVVMSLVAIILPVLVLVFLVAFLLFLPWFLRRRAERRRERRAAREAGFRV; encoded by the coding sequence GTGCTCGAACTGCTCACCGGTACCGGACTGGCCGCCTCGGCGGGATTGAACGCGTACATCCCGCTGCTGCTGATGGGCGGGCTGGCCCGCTACACCAGCGTGATCGACCTGCCCGGGGGCTGGCAGTGGCTGGGTAACGGCTGGGTGCTGGCCATCCTCGCCGCCCTGCTGGTCGTCGAGGTCGTCGCGGACAAGGTGCCCGTGGTGGACCATGTCAACGACGTGGTGCAGACCGTGGTCCGTCCGACGGCGGGCGGCCTGGCCTTCGGTGCCGGCTCGGCCGCCGAGACGGTGACCGTCAGCGATCCCGACAGCTTCTTCGCCAGTGGGGGCCAGTGGGTGCCGGTGCTGGTCGGGGTGGCCATCGCCCTCGGCATCCACCTGCTCAAGTCCGCCGCCCGGCCGGTCATCAACGCGGCCACGGCCGGCATCGGGGCCCCGGTGGCGAGCACCGCCGAGGACGCCACGAGTGTGGTGATGTCCCTGGTGGCGATCATCCTGCCGGTGCTGGTGCTGGTGTTCCTGGTCGCCTTCCTGCTCTTTCTGCCGTGGTTCCTGCGCCGTAGGGCGGAACGCCGCCGGGAACGCCGGGCCGCCCGGGAGGCCGGCTTCCGGGTCTGA
- the nucS gene encoding endonuclease NucS, which produces MRLVIAKCSVDYVGRLSAHLPPATRLLMVKADGSVSIHADDRAYKPLNWMSPPCRLEEAPGVWRVVNKAGEELRITLEEIFQDTSYELGVDPGLRKDGVEAHLQELLAANPETLGEGFTLIRREYMTAIGPVDLLCRDANGGTVAVEVKRRGEIDGVEQLTRYLELLNRDPLLAPVSGVFAAQEIKPQARVLATDRGIRCVAVNYDRLRGIERDELTLF; this is translated from the coding sequence GTGCGGTTGGTGATTGCGAAATGCTCGGTGGACTATGTCGGACGGCTCTCGGCCCACCTGCCGCCGGCCACCCGGTTGCTGATGGTGAAGGCGGACGGGTCGGTGTCGATCCACGCCGACGACCGGGCCTACAAACCCCTGAACTGGATGAGCCCGCCCTGTCGGCTGGAGGAGGCCCCCGGGGTGTGGCGGGTGGTCAACAAGGCCGGTGAGGAGCTGCGGATCACCCTGGAGGAGATCTTCCAGGACACCTCGTACGAGCTGGGCGTCGACCCGGGGCTGCGCAAGGACGGGGTGGAGGCCCACCTTCAGGAGTTGCTGGCCGCCAACCCGGAGACTCTGGGCGAGGGGTTCACCTTGATCCGCCGGGAGTACATGACCGCGATCGGCCCGGTGGACCTGCTCTGCCGGGACGCCAACGGAGGCACGGTCGCGGTCGAGGTCAAGCGGCGCGGCGAGATCGACGGGGTGGAGCAGCTCACCCGCTACCTGGAACTGCTCAACCGGGACCCGCTGCTCGCCCCGGTTTCCGGGGTCTTCGCCGCCCAGGAGATCAAGCCGCAGGCCCGGGTGCTCGCCACGGACCGGGGGATCCGCTGTGTGGCGGTGAACTACGACCGGCTGCGCGGCATCGAACGTGACGAGCTGACCCTCTTCTAG
- a CDS encoding aldehyde dehydrogenase family protein, translated as MTAVHLPGTPVIEGDQLISTSPATGAEAGRLPLSTPAEVEQAVARARTAGQWWAGLGFDGRRDRLLRWRRLLVQRMEQLAELVHLEGGKPVADAIVEIVTAVEHVDWAARNARRVLGPRKLRSRLILAEFTAHLEYQPHGVIGVIGPWNYPVFTPIGSAAYAMAAGNAVVFKPSEYTPLVGQWMVDTFAEVVPEQPVFTAVHGLGDIGAALCRSGVDKVAFTGSTATAKKVMAACAESLTPVLLEAGGKDAMIVDVDADLDAAAEACVWGAMTNAGQTCIGIERVYAVEPVFDAFVEKVVERAGRLTVGPEGTDIGPITMPSQLEVIRRHISDALARGGRAALGGPDSVRPPYAHPTVLVEVPEDSAAVREETFGPTVTINRVRDADEALRRANALPYGLGGSVFGERRAVAIARRLRSGMASINSTLTFAGMSTLPFGGVGESGFGRIHGEDGLREFGRAKSITRRRARSLLPSTTFERTQADVDRLVKAVKLLYGRKL; from the coding sequence ATGACGGCTGTGCATCTGCCCGGCACCCCGGTGATCGAGGGCGATCAACTGATCTCGACCAGCCCGGCGACCGGCGCGGAGGCCGGCCGGTTGCCGCTGTCCACCCCCGCCGAGGTGGAGCAGGCCGTCGCGCGGGCCCGCACCGCCGGTCAGTGGTGGGCCGGGCTGGGCTTCGACGGCCGACGCGACCGGCTGCTGCGCTGGCGGCGACTGCTCGTGCAGCGGATGGAGCAGTTGGCGGAACTGGTGCACCTCGAGGGCGGCAAGCCGGTCGCGGACGCCATCGTGGAGATCGTCACCGCGGTGGAGCATGTCGACTGGGCGGCCCGCAACGCCCGCCGGGTACTCGGCCCCCGCAAGCTGCGCTCCCGGCTCATCCTGGCGGAGTTCACCGCCCACCTGGAGTACCAGCCGCACGGGGTGATCGGGGTCATCGGCCCCTGGAACTATCCCGTCTTCACCCCGATCGGCTCGGCCGCGTACGCGATGGCGGCCGGTAACGCGGTGGTCTTCAAGCCCAGCGAATACACCCCCCTCGTCGGGCAGTGGATGGTCGACACCTTCGCCGAGGTGGTGCCGGAACAGCCCGTCTTCACCGCCGTGCACGGGCTGGGGGACATCGGTGCCGCCCTGTGCCGCAGCGGGGTCGACAAGGTGGCCTTCACCGGCTCCACGGCCACCGCGAAGAAGGTCATGGCGGCCTGCGCCGAGTCCCTGACCCCGGTGCTGCTGGAGGCCGGCGGCAAGGACGCCATGATCGTGGATGTCGACGCCGACCTGGACGCCGCCGCGGAGGCGTGCGTCTGGGGTGCGATGACCAACGCCGGGCAGACCTGCATCGGCATCGAGCGGGTCTACGCGGTGGAGCCGGTCTTCGACGCCTTCGTGGAGAAGGTGGTCGAGCGGGCCGGGCGACTGACCGTGGGCCCGGAGGGCACCGACATCGGGCCGATCACCATGCCGAGCCAACTTGAGGTCATCCGCCGGCACATCTCCGACGCCCTGGCCCGGGGCGGACGGGCCGCACTCGGCGGCCCGGATTCGGTACGGCCGCCATACGCCCACCCGACCGTGCTGGTCGAGGTGCCGGAGGACTCCGCCGCCGTACGCGAGGAGACCTTCGGACCCACGGTGACCATCAACCGGGTCCGCGACGCCGACGAGGCTCTGCGGCGGGCCAACGCCCTGCCGTACGGCCTGGGGGGTTCGGTCTTCGGTGAGCGACGGGCGGTGGCCATCGCCCGACGCCTGCGCTCCGGCATGGCCTCGATCAACTCCACCCTGACCTTCGCCGGGATGTCCACCCTGCCCTTCGGCGGGGTCGGCGAGTCCGGCTTCGGTCGCATCCACGGCGAGGACGGGCTGCGGGAGTTCGGCCGGGCCAAGTCGATCACCCGCCGGCGGGCCCGCTCCCTGCTGCCGTCGACCACCTTCGAGCGGACCCAGGCCGACGTCGACCGCCTGGTCAAGGCGGTCAAGCTGCTGTACGGCCGGAAGCTCTAG
- a CDS encoding FHA domain-containing protein, translating into MAQDVEVGRPMEQHPQLLPLLTVATGPLRGLSFRLRPHPMVIGRDAAADIVVHDPHLSRRHAEVRLTGAGVRLVDLGSTNGTWVNGLRTAEAVSLTDGDMILIGRTELRFFDPALARTDPVGLSFGMPLQDRRSPLVLPTAAADLAPGRITLAP; encoded by the coding sequence ATGGCGCAGGACGTGGAGGTCGGACGGCCCATGGAGCAACATCCGCAACTGTTGCCGCTGTTGACGGTGGCCACCGGCCCGCTGCGCGGGTTGAGCTTCCGGCTGCGTCCGCACCCCATGGTGATCGGCCGGGACGCGGCGGCGGACATCGTCGTGCACGATCCCCACCTGAGTCGTCGACACGCCGAGGTCCGGCTGACCGGTGCGGGGGTCCGCCTGGTGGATCTCGGTTCCACCAACGGCACCTGGGTGAACGGGCTGCGTACCGCCGAGGCGGTCAGCCTGACCGACGGCGACATGATCCTGATCGGCCGCACCGAGCTGCGCTTCTTCGACCCCGCCCTGGCCCGGACCGACCCGGTGGGCCTGAGCTTCGGTATGCCCCTACAGGACCGGCGCAGCCCGCTGGTGCTGCCCACGGCTGCGGCCGACCTGGCGCCGGGACGGATCACCCTGGCCCCCTGA
- a CDS encoding 3-hydroxyacyl-CoA dehydrogenase family protein, with translation MAREFTRVGVVGLGTMGAGIVEVFARNGVEVVAVEISEGALERGRANLTGSTDRAVARGKLAEADRDALIGRVTFAVGLGALDSVDLVIEAVPERLDLKQRLFAELDRVCKPEAILATNTSSLSVTEIAVATTRPDQVIGIHFFNPAPVMKLVEVVRTVVTSAEVVADVEALCVRLGKVDVTITDRAGFIANALLFGYLNQAIGMYESRYATREDIDAAMKLGCGLPMGPLALLDLIGLDTAYEILDTMYRRGGRDRRHSPVPLLRQMVTAGLLGRKSGRGFYTYERPGSGRLVPDESTPVASAPLEGARTVATVGVVGSGTLAAGLVESFTTAGYQVTQVDPATELASLAEADLVIEAVADEPEVKKALFAGLGEVCKPGAVLATTTSTLPVIELAMATGRPAEVVGLHFANPATPLVEIVQTILTSAETTATARAVVAALGRTGVVCGDSAGFIVNALLFPYLNDAVRMLEAHYSTTDDIDAAMKLGCGYPAGPFELLDSIGPDRSLAVLRAVYRQSREPGLAPAPLLEQLVTAARSFRG, from the coding sequence ATGGCGCGGGAATTCACCAGGGTGGGTGTGGTGGGTCTGGGCACCATGGGTGCCGGCATCGTCGAGGTGTTCGCCCGCAACGGCGTCGAGGTGGTCGCCGTGGAGATCTCCGAGGGCGCCCTGGAGCGGGGACGGGCCAACCTGACCGGCTCCACCGACCGGGCGGTGGCCCGGGGCAAGCTCGCCGAAGCCGACCGGGACGCCCTGATCGGCCGGGTCACCTTCGCCGTCGGACTGGGCGCCCTGGACTCCGTGGACCTGGTGATCGAGGCGGTCCCCGAGCGCCTGGACCTCAAGCAGCGCCTCTTCGCCGAACTGGACCGGGTGTGCAAGCCGGAGGCCATCCTGGCCACCAACACCTCCTCCTTGAGCGTCACCGAGATCGCGGTCGCCACCACCCGGCCCGACCAGGTGATCGGCATCCACTTCTTCAACCCCGCGCCGGTGATGAAGCTGGTCGAGGTGGTGCGCACGGTGGTCACCTCGGCCGAGGTGGTCGCGGACGTGGAGGCCCTGTGCGTACGCCTGGGCAAGGTGGACGTGACCATCACCGACCGGGCCGGGTTCATCGCCAACGCCCTGCTGTTCGGGTACCTCAACCAGGCGATCGGGATGTACGAGTCCCGCTACGCCACCCGTGAGGACATCGACGCCGCGATGAAGCTCGGCTGCGGCCTGCCGATGGGCCCGCTGGCCCTGCTGGACCTGATCGGTCTGGACACCGCGTACGAGATCCTGGACACCATGTACCGGCGGGGCGGACGGGACCGCCGACACTCCCCGGTGCCCCTGCTGCGGCAGATGGTGACCGCCGGGCTGTTGGGCCGCAAGTCCGGCCGAGGCTTCTACACCTACGAGCGGCCCGGCTCCGGCCGGCTCGTCCCGGACGAGTCGACCCCGGTGGCGTCGGCACCCCTGGAGGGGGCGCGAACGGTAGCCACGGTCGGGGTGGTCGGCTCGGGGACCCTGGCCGCCGGCCTGGTCGAGTCCTTCACCACCGCGGGCTACCAGGTCACCCAGGTCGACCCCGCCACCGAGTTGGCCTCCCTGGCCGAGGCGGACCTGGTGATCGAGGCGGTGGCCGACGAACCGGAGGTCAAGAAGGCGCTGTTCGCCGGCCTGGGTGAGGTCTGCAAGCCGGGGGCGGTGTTGGCCACCACCACCTCCACCCTGCCGGTGATCGAGCTGGCCATGGCCACCGGGCGTCCGGCCGAGGTGGTGGGCCTGCACTTCGCCAACCCGGCCACCCCGCTGGTGGAGATCGTCCAGACGATCCTCACCTCGGCGGAGACCACGGCCACCGCCCGGGCGGTCGTCGCCGCCCTGGGCCGGACCGGGGTGGTCTGCGGAGACTCCGCCGGGTTCATCGTCAACGCCCTGCTGTTCCCGTACCTCAACGACGCGGTACGGATGCTGGAGGCCCACTACTCCACCACGGACGACATCGACGCCGCGATGAAGCTGGGCTGCGGCTACCCGGCCGGCCCCTTCGAACTGCTCGACTCGATCGGACCGGACAGGTCGCTGGCCGTACTGCGGGCGGTGTACCGGCAGTCCCGCGAGCCCGGCCTGGCCCCGGCACCCCTGCTGGAACAACTGGTAACCGCCGCCCGCTCCTTCCGCGGGTAA
- a CDS encoding alpha/beta hydrolase, protein MSASIRASSILPGRREDIELHTADGLCLVGELALPVDRPPVATLVCLHPLPTHGGMMDSHVFRKAAWRLPALAEVAVLRFNTRGTSSVRGTSEGTFDSAVGERFDVAAAIEYAEFHELPNIWLLGWSFGTDLALRYGCDPAVTGAILLSPPLRFSEPTDLAQWAESGKPLTALVPEFDDYLRPEQARERFAAVPQAEVVGVPGAKHLWVGDAETVLDEVVRRVNPAVSVPLPTTWDGPMETGDASAYADRTVAAFSDTPVPGPQQRQAD, encoded by the coding sequence GTGAGCGCATCGATCCGGGCGTCGTCGATCCTGCCGGGGCGACGGGAAGACATCGAGTTGCACACCGCGGACGGGCTCTGCCTGGTCGGTGAGTTGGCGCTTCCGGTCGACCGGCCCCCGGTGGCCACCCTGGTCTGCCTGCACCCCCTGCCCACCCACGGCGGGATGATGGACAGCCACGTGTTCCGCAAGGCGGCCTGGCGGCTGCCCGCCCTGGCCGAGGTGGCCGTGCTCCGGTTCAACACCCGGGGCACCAGCAGCGTGCGCGGTACCAGCGAGGGCACCTTCGACTCGGCCGTCGGCGAGCGCTTCGACGTGGCCGCCGCCATCGAGTACGCCGAATTCCACGAACTGCCGAACATCTGGCTGCTCGGCTGGTCCTTCGGCACCGACCTGGCCCTCAGGTACGGCTGCGACCCGGCGGTGACCGGCGCGATCCTGCTCTCGCCGCCGTTGCGCTTCTCCGAGCCGACCGACCTGGCCCAGTGGGCCGAGTCCGGCAAGCCGCTGACCGCCCTGGTGCCGGAGTTCGACGACTACCTCCGCCCCGAGCAGGCCCGGGAGCGGTTCGCCGCGGTGCCACAGGCCGAGGTGGTCGGGGTGCCCGGGGCCAAGCACCTGTGGGTCGGCGACGCCGAGACCGTGCTCGACGAGGTGGTCCGGCGGGTCAACCCGGCCGTGTCCGTGCCGCTGCCGACCACCTGGGACGGCCCGATGGAGACCGGCGACGCCAGCGCGTACGCCGACCGCACGGTGGCCGCCTTCTCCGACACCCCGGTGCCCGGCCCCCAGCAACGCCAGGCCGACTGA
- a CDS encoding DUF397 domain-containing protein, translated as MDLTGATWHTATRSGNTDCVEVADNLPEVVAVRDSKDRQGPILAFTPPTWQTFISHLKRR; from the coding sequence ATGGACCTGACCGGCGCGACCTGGCACACCGCCACCCGCAGTGGAAACACGGACTGTGTCGAGGTGGCCGACAACCTGCCCGAGGTGGTGGCCGTCCGCGACAGCAAGGACCGCCAGGGACCGATACTCGCCTTCACCCCACCGACCTGGCAGACCTTCATCAGCCACCTCAAGCGGCGGTAG
- a CDS encoding helix-turn-helix domain-containing protein, translated as MEESSADLIRSQLRRLRTAAGLSQEEFGKLVHYSPSMVSAVETGSRPYDRQLLARADEVLHSGGLLVALLRIAEREGQPSWFLPWLDAERLASQLRIFQPTLIPALLQTEGYARAVIRCDDLLSDEEVEKRVAARLDRQSILTRPDPPQLIAVIDEAILHRREERFHTLMIHQVESLAACAERPNISIHVVPLSVGLHVGLSGPFSLARGAEGGWVASQEAQLTARPTDRESDVATLLARWETVRNEALSRQQSIELLKEVAKSWT; from the coding sequence GTGGAGGAATCGAGCGCCGACCTGATCCGATCCCAGTTACGTCGGCTGCGCACCGCCGCCGGGCTGAGCCAGGAGGAATTCGGCAAACTGGTGCACTACTCGCCGTCGATGGTCTCCGCCGTCGAGACCGGCAGCCGACCGTACGACCGGCAGTTGCTGGCCCGCGCCGACGAGGTGCTGCATTCCGGCGGGCTGTTGGTGGCGTTGTTGCGGATCGCCGAGCGGGAGGGCCAGCCATCCTGGTTCCTGCCCTGGCTGGACGCCGAACGCCTGGCCAGCCAGCTGCGGATCTTCCAGCCCACCCTGATCCCGGCGCTGCTACAGACCGAGGGGTACGCCCGCGCGGTGATCCGCTGCGACGACCTGCTCAGCGACGAGGAGGTGGAGAAGCGGGTGGCGGCCCGGCTGGACCGGCAGAGCATCCTCACCCGACCGGATCCACCGCAGCTCATCGCGGTCATCGACGAGGCCATCCTGCACCGCCGGGAGGAACGCTTCCACACGTTGATGATCCATCAGGTCGAGTCGCTGGCCGCCTGCGCGGAACGGCCGAACATCAGCATCCATGTCGTCCCCCTCAGCGTCGGGCTGCACGTCGGATTGTCCGGGCCGTTCTCGCTGGCCCGGGGCGCCGAAGGGGGCTGGGTGGCGAGCCAGGAGGCCCAGCTGACCGCCCGACCCACCGACCGGGAGTCCGATGTGGCTACCCTGTTGGCACGGTGGGAGACGGTGCGTAACGAGGCCCTGTCCCGCCAGCAGTCGATCGAACTCCTCAAGGAAGTGGCGAAGTCATGGACCTGA
- a CDS encoding DivIVA domain-containing protein, which yields MPQQQSSPLAFFDNANSQPDFTVGLRGYNTGQVDDFIGRLNAALSQANKDRADAEQALNDAQRRLRQSEQRLTALEQKLTDTSKQLEENSRPTLSGLGTRVEQILRLAEEQANDHRNEAKRESEGILSAARLEAREITDKARAEAAAMKATAEREAGNLRTAAEREAAEVRVQARREADTLRADAERETKQLRTVTAHEVAELKSTVEREVATLRATAEREITQQRAKAAREAEEKRAEATKLLTDARDKRDKDLQALELQLAERREKAEREESERHAAQVAQTQKLVGEAEQRAHAAQERAKEIEQRAESRRVESERNATETIEKAKALAERTLSEARAESQRLLSEARTEAELTTQAARREVEDLTRQKDAVTSQLGQMLSGLAGIVPGVPSNNTPAAEKPAAKPAADAEKKVTAETSS from the coding sequence ATGCCCCAGCAGCAATCCTCCCCTCTCGCGTTCTTCGATAACGCGAACTCGCAGCCAGATTTCACGGTTGGCCTGCGCGGATACAACACCGGCCAGGTCGACGACTTCATCGGCCGGCTGAACGCCGCACTGAGCCAGGCCAACAAGGACCGCGCCGACGCCGAGCAGGCGCTCAACGACGCCCAGCGCCGGCTGCGCCAGTCCGAGCAGCGGCTCACCGCCCTGGAGCAGAAGCTCACCGACACCAGCAAGCAGCTCGAGGAGAACAGCCGCCCCACGCTGTCCGGCCTCGGCACCCGGGTCGAGCAGATCCTCCGGCTGGCCGAGGAGCAGGCCAACGATCACCGCAACGAGGCCAAGCGCGAGTCGGAGGGCATCCTCTCCGCCGCCCGCCTGGAGGCGCGGGAGATCACCGACAAGGCGCGGGCCGAGGCGGCCGCGATGAAGGCCACCGCCGAGCGGGAGGCCGGTAACCTGCGTACCGCCGCCGAGCGGGAGGCGGCCGAGGTCCGGGTGCAGGCCCGCCGCGAGGCCGACACCCTGCGGGCCGACGCGGAGCGCGAGACCAAGCAGCTGCGTACGGTCACCGCGCACGAGGTGGCCGAGCTGAAGTCGACCGTCGAGCGGGAGGTCGCCACCCTGCGCGCCACCGCCGAGCGCGAGATCACCCAGCAGCGGGCCAAGGCCGCCCGCGAGGCCGAGGAGAAGCGCGCCGAGGCGACCAAGCTGCTCACCGACGCCCGCGACAAGCGCGACAAGGACCTCCAGGCCCTGGAGCTGCAACTCGCCGAGCGGCGGGAGAAGGCCGAGCGCGAGGAGTCCGAGCGGCACGCCGCCCAGGTCGCGCAGACCCAGAAGCTGGTCGGTGAGGCCGAGCAGCGGGCCCACGCCGCCCAGGAGCGCGCCAAGGAGATCGAGCAGCGCGCCGAGTCCCGGCGGGTCGAGTCGGAGCGCAACGCCACCGAGACGATCGAGAAGGCCAAGGCCCTGGCCGAGCGGACCCTCAGCGAGGCCCGCGCCGAGTCCCAGCGTCTGCTCAGCGAGGCCCGCACCGAGGCCGAGCTGACCACCCAGGCGGCCCGCCGCGAGGTCGAGGACCTCACCCGGCAGAAGGACGCCGTCACCTCGCAGCTCGGGCAGATGCTCTCCGGCCTGGCCGGCATCGTTCCGGGGGTCCCCAGCAACAACACCCCGGCGGCCGAGAAGCCGGCCGCCAAGCCGGCGGCCGACGCCGAGAAGAAGGTGACCGCGGAAACCTCCAGCTGA
- the mce gene encoding methylmalonyl-CoA epimerase, whose translation MPENSPVEPAADYVTDIGLRRIDHVGIAVADLDAAIDFYTRTFGMRCVHTETNTEQGVREAMLAVGPTPEGGCLQLLAPLTPDSTIAKFLDRNGPGVQQVAYTVADVEAACAALRERGLRLLYDTPRRGTAGSRINFVHPKDAGGVLVELVEPAPHPTHG comes from the coding sequence ATGCCTGAGAACAGCCCCGTCGAGCCCGCTGCCGACTATGTCACAGACATCGGTCTGCGCCGCATCGATCATGTCGGGATCGCGGTCGCCGACCTCGACGCCGCGATCGACTTCTACACCCGGACCTTCGGTATGCGATGCGTGCACACCGAGACGAACACCGAACAAGGGGTACGGGAGGCGATGCTGGCGGTCGGGCCGACCCCGGAGGGCGGCTGCCTGCAACTGCTGGCCCCGCTGACCCCGGACTCGACCATCGCCAAGTTCCTCGACCGCAACGGTCCGGGGGTGCAGCAGGTGGCATACACCGTGGCGGATGTCGAGGCGGCCTGCGCGGCGCTTCGGGAGCGCGGCCTGCGGCTGCTCTACGACACCCCCCGACGGGGTACGGCGGGTTCGCGGATCAACTTCGTGCACCCCAAGGACGCCGGTGGGGTCCTGGTCGAACTGGTCGAGCCCGCCCCGCACCCCACCCACGGGTGA
- a CDS encoding acetyl-CoA C-acetyltransferase: MASVIVSGARTPMGRLLGNLKDLPATKLGGIAIAAALERAGVAPDQVQYVIMGQVLQAGAGQIPARQAAVEAGIPMSVPALNINKVCLSGLDAIALADQLIRAGEFDIVVAGGMESMTNAPHLLLGQRGGHKYGDVTLKDHMALDGLTDAWDCCAMGEATERHGSTRGITRQEQDEFAAASHQRAAAAQKNGHFADEITPVVIPQRKGDPLVISEDEGIRPDTTAESLAKLRPAFAKDGTITAGSSSPISDGAAAVVVMSKAKAKELGLTWLAEIGAHGNVAGPDNSLHSQPSNAIQHALRKGGLTVSDLDLIEINEAFAQVGIQSIRDLGVSPDKVNVNGGAIALGHPIGMSGARLVLTLALELKRRGGGTGAAALCGGGGQGDALIIHVPAPSETP; encoded by the coding sequence ATGGCTTCGGTGATCGTCAGCGGCGCACGCACCCCGATGGGGCGGCTGCTGGGCAACCTCAAGGACCTACCGGCAACCAAGCTCGGCGGCATCGCGATCGCGGCCGCCCTGGAGCGGGCCGGAGTCGCCCCCGACCAGGTGCAGTACGTGATCATGGGCCAGGTGCTCCAGGCCGGTGCCGGGCAGATTCCGGCCCGCCAGGCCGCCGTGGAGGCGGGCATCCCGATGTCCGTACCGGCGCTGAACATCAACAAGGTCTGCCTCTCCGGCCTGGACGCGATCGCCCTGGCCGACCAGCTGATCCGGGCCGGCGAGTTCGACATCGTGGTGGCCGGCGGCATGGAGTCGATGACCAACGCCCCGCACCTGCTGCTCGGTCAGCGGGGCGGCCACAAGTACGGCGACGTGACCCTCAAGGACCACATGGCCCTCGACGGGCTGACCGACGCCTGGGACTGCTGCGCGATGGGTGAGGCCACCGAGCGGCACGGCAGCACCCGCGGCATCACCCGGCAGGAGCAGGACGAGTTCGCCGCGGCCAGCCACCAGCGCGCCGCCGCCGCCCAGAAGAACGGTCACTTCGCCGACGAGATCACTCCGGTGGTCATCCCGCAGCGCAAGGGTGACCCGCTGGTGATCAGCGAGGACGAGGGCATCCGCCCGGACACCACGGCCGAGTCCCTGGCGAAGCTGCGCCCGGCGTTCGCGAAGGACGGCACCATCACCGCGGGCAGCTCCTCGCCGATCTCCGACGGTGCCGCCGCGGTGGTCGTGATGAGCAAGGCGAAGGCCAAGGAACTCGGCCTGACCTGGCTGGCGGAGATCGGCGCGCACGGCAACGTGGCCGGTCCGGACAACTCCCTGCACTCGCAGCCCTCCAACGCCATCCAGCACGCCCTGCGCAAGGGTGGGCTGACCGTCTCCGACCTCGACCTGATCGAGATCAACGAGGCCTTCGCGCAGGTCGGCATCCAGTCCATCCGTGACCTGGGGGTCAGCCCCGACAAGGTCAACGTCAACGGTGGCGCGATCGCGCTGGGCCACCCGATCGGCATGTCCGGCGCCCGGCTCGTACTCACCCTGGCCCTGGAACTCAAGCGGCGCGGCGGTGGCACCGGAGCGGCTGCCCTCTGCGGTGGTGGCGGTCAGGGCGACGCCCTGATCATCCACGTTCCGGCTCCCTCCGAGACGCCGTGA